One Microbacterium sp. zg-B96 genomic region harbors:
- a CDS encoding RNA polymerase sigma factor codes for MTDHIHRTVDAVWRIESARIIASLAKVTGDVGLAEDLAQEALVEAIEQWPDAGIPRNPGAWLTAVAKRRAIDRWRRRSALDERYRAIAHDLSATTADEWEPIDDDMLRLVFTACHPVLSRESQVALTLRVVGGLSTQEIARMLLVPVPTVQARITRAKKTLAAAHVPFETPDPADWRERLGGVLGVIYLIFTEGYAATSGDRWMREELAEEALRLGRVLSGLLPREPEVWGLVALMELQSSRFAARTARDGTPVLLTDQDRTLWDRRQIARGRGALAQTDGRGGRGPYALQAAIALCHAVAPSVESTDWDRIVLLYEALGRIAPSPVVDLNRAVAVSMATGPATALRIVDRLQADGALRGSHLLPSVRGELLRRLGRVDEARSELLTAAALAANDREAAVLRGKAAAL; via the coding sequence ATGACCGACCACATCCACCGCACAGTCGACGCCGTCTGGCGTATCGAGAGCGCGCGCATCATCGCGTCGCTCGCGAAGGTGACAGGCGACGTCGGGCTGGCGGAGGATCTCGCCCAGGAGGCGTTGGTCGAAGCGATCGAGCAGTGGCCGGATGCCGGCATCCCCCGCAATCCCGGGGCATGGCTGACCGCCGTCGCCAAACGTCGCGCGATCGACCGGTGGCGGCGGCGCAGCGCGCTGGATGAGCGCTACCGCGCGATCGCACACGACCTGTCGGCGACGACGGCCGACGAGTGGGAGCCGATCGACGACGACATGCTGCGGCTGGTGTTCACCGCCTGCCACCCGGTGCTGTCGCGGGAATCGCAGGTGGCCCTGACGCTGCGGGTCGTGGGCGGACTGTCGACGCAGGAGATCGCGCGGATGCTGCTGGTGCCGGTGCCCACCGTGCAGGCGCGCATCACGCGGGCCAAGAAGACCCTCGCCGCCGCGCACGTCCCGTTCGAGACCCCCGACCCCGCCGATTGGCGGGAGCGACTGGGCGGCGTGCTCGGCGTGATCTACCTGATCTTCACCGAGGGGTACGCGGCCACCAGCGGGGACCGCTGGATGCGCGAGGAGCTCGCCGAGGAGGCGCTGCGGCTCGGCCGGGTCCTCAGCGGCCTGTTGCCGCGGGAGCCGGAGGTATGGGGCCTGGTCGCGCTGATGGAGCTGCAGTCGTCGCGGTTCGCCGCGCGCACCGCGCGCGACGGCACGCCGGTGCTGCTGACCGACCAGGACCGCACCCTGTGGGACCGCAGGCAGATCGCGCGGGGGCGCGGGGCGCTGGCGCAGACCGATGGCCGGGGCGGGCGGGGTCCGTACGCGCTGCAGGCGGCGATCGCGCTGTGCCACGCGGTGGCGCCGAGCGTCGAGTCGACCGACTGGGACCGCATCGTGCTGCTGTACGAGGCCCTCGGGCGCATCGCGCCGAGCCCCGTGGTGGACCTCAACCGCGCCGTGGCGGTGTCGATGGCCACCGGCCCCGCGACCGCCCTGCGGATCGTGGATCGGCTGCAGGCCGACGGTGCGCTGCGCGGCTCGCACCTGCTGCCGAGCGTCCGCGGCGAACTGCTGCGCCGGCTCGGCCGCGTCGACGAGGCACGGTCGGAGCTGCTCACGGCGGCGGCGCTGGCCGCGAACGACCGCGAGGCCGCGGTGCTGCGCGGCAAGGCCGCCGCGCTGTGA
- a CDS encoding pyrimidine dimer DNA glycosylase/endonuclease V — protein sequence MRLWSLHPALLDRAALVAGWREALLAQAVLVGATRGYTRHPQLERFRAQPDPEGAIGHFLGTLQAEATARGYRFDVTRIRCADAANPAIPVTEGQLAFELEHLRRKVTERSPEWLGRLPAGAPAAGPSFTVVAGPIETWERP from the coding sequence ATGCGGCTCTGGTCCCTGCACCCGGCGCTGCTGGACCGGGCAGCCCTCGTCGCCGGCTGGCGCGAGGCGCTGCTGGCGCAGGCGGTGCTCGTGGGGGCCACGCGCGGTTACACGCGGCATCCGCAGTTGGAGCGCTTCCGCGCGCAGCCTGACCCGGAGGGCGCAATCGGACACTTCCTGGGGACCCTGCAGGCCGAGGCGACGGCGCGCGGCTACCGGTTCGATGTGACACGCATCCGGTGCGCGGATGCCGCGAATCCGGCGATCCCGGTGACCGAGGGCCAGCTGGCGTTCGAACTGGAGCACCTGCGCCGCAAGGTCACCGAACGATCGCCGGAGTGGCTGGGGCGACTGCCCGCCGGCGCGCCGGCCGCCGGGCCGTCGTTCACGGTGGTGGCCGGGCCGATCGAGACGTGGGAGCGGCCGTAG
- a CDS encoding malate:quinone oxidoreductase — protein MIETYDAVLVGGGIMSATLGTLLKELQPDWKIVVYERLGDVALESSNAWNNAGTGHAALCELNYMPEGKDGSVDPAKAIAINEQFQQSRQLWASLVERGILDDPSTFINETPHMTFVRGEKDVAYLKKRYEALKGQPLFEGIQYSEDSRVIHQWAPLLMEHRRKGEPFAATRVPAGTDIDFGALTRQMFAHLKEQGVEVVTNREVKRLKKQKDGTWKVSYRNTIGRTPGSINARFVFVGAGGWALKLLQRSGIPEASGYGVFPIGGQFLKTSNPAVVAKHKAKVYSQASVGAPPMSVPHLDTRVVDGEASLLFGPFATFSPKFLKTGSFLDIITQVRPGNLFPMIKVAIDNPSLLTYLVGELAKNHAKKVDSLRDFVPTAKDADWELIQAGQRAQVMKKDPDKGGVLQFGTEVIAAADGSIAGLLGASPGASTAASIMLGLLKDCFPDRVDEWEPRLRELIPSYGETLNARPDAARASMAATAAALGIHP, from the coding sequence GTGATCGAGACGTACGATGCCGTGCTGGTCGGGGGCGGAATTATGAGCGCCACCCTGGGCACCCTCCTCAAAGAACTCCAGCCAGACTGGAAGATCGTCGTCTACGAACGGCTGGGCGATGTGGCGCTGGAAAGCTCCAACGCCTGGAACAACGCCGGCACCGGACACGCCGCCCTCTGCGAGCTGAACTACATGCCCGAGGGCAAGGACGGCTCCGTCGATCCCGCCAAGGCGATCGCCATCAACGAGCAGTTCCAGCAGAGTCGGCAGCTGTGGGCGTCGCTGGTCGAACGCGGCATCCTGGATGATCCGTCGACGTTCATCAACGAGACCCCGCACATGACCTTCGTCCGCGGGGAGAAGGACGTCGCGTACCTCAAGAAGCGCTACGAGGCGCTCAAGGGACAGCCGCTGTTCGAGGGCATCCAGTACAGCGAGGACTCCCGCGTCATCCACCAGTGGGCACCGCTGCTGATGGAGCACCGCCGCAAGGGCGAACCGTTCGCGGCCACGCGCGTGCCGGCCGGTACCGACATCGACTTCGGGGCGCTCACCCGGCAGATGTTCGCCCACCTGAAGGAGCAGGGCGTCGAGGTCGTCACCAACCGCGAGGTGAAGCGTCTGAAGAAGCAGAAGGATGGCACCTGGAAGGTGTCGTACCGCAACACCATCGGCCGCACGCCCGGAAGCATCAACGCCCGCTTCGTCTTCGTCGGCGCCGGCGGCTGGGCACTCAAGCTGCTGCAGCGCTCCGGGATCCCCGAGGCATCCGGCTACGGCGTGTTCCCCATCGGCGGGCAGTTCCTCAAGACCTCGAACCCCGCTGTCGTGGCCAAGCACAAGGCGAAGGTGTACTCGCAGGCATCCGTCGGCGCCCCTCCCATGTCGGTGCCCCACCTGGATACCCGCGTCGTCGACGGTGAGGCATCGCTGCTGTTCGGGCCGTTCGCCACGTTCAGTCCCAAGTTCCTCAAGACCGGCTCGTTCCTGGACATCATCACCCAGGTGCGCCCGGGCAACCTCTTCCCGATGATCAAGGTCGCCATCGACAACCCGTCGCTGCTGACCTACCTCGTGGGGGAGCTGGCCAAGAACCACGCGAAGAAGGTCGACAGCCTGCGCGACTTCGTGCCGACGGCCAAGGATGCCGACTGGGAGCTCATCCAGGCCGGCCAGCGTGCCCAGGTGATGAAGAAGGATCCCGACAAGGGCGGTGTGCTGCAGTTCGGCACCGAAGTGATCGCGGCCGCGGACGGCTCGATCGCGGGCCTGCTGGGCGCCTCACCCGGGGCCTCGACGGCGGCGTCGATCATGCTCGGCCTGCTGAAGGACTGCTTCCCCGACCGTGTCGACGAGTGGGAGCCGCGGCTGCGGGAGCTGATCCCCAGCTACGGCGAGACGCTCAACGCCCGACCGGATGCCGCGCGGGCGTCGATGGCCGCCACGGCCGCTGCCCTCGGCATCCACCCCTAG
- a CDS encoding aspartate-semialdehyde dehydrogenase: MTRISDSGLTVAVVGATGQVGTVMRDILAERAFPISELRLLATSRSAGTAVEFGGHTVIIEDVATADPAGIDIALFSAGATGSRAHAPRFAAAGAVVIDNSSAWRMDPDVPLVVSEVNPHAIAEATKGIIANPNCTTMAAMPALKPLHAEAGLERLIISTYQAVSGSGIAGAEELLGQVEGVLAQGDTLRLVHDGSAVDFPQPEKYIAPIAFDVIPLAGSIVDDGLNETDEEKKLRNESRKILELPDLRVAGTCVRVPVFTGHSLSIHAEFARDITPERAREILASAPGVVLEEVPTPLQAAGKDPAFVGRIRADQSAPEGKGLVLFISNDNLRKGAALNAVQIAEIVAARLGVTA, translated from the coding sequence ATGACCCGCATCTCCGATTCAGGACTCACCGTCGCCGTCGTGGGCGCCACCGGCCAGGTCGGCACGGTCATGCGCGACATCCTGGCCGAGCGGGCCTTCCCGATCAGCGAGCTGCGGCTGCTGGCCACCAGCCGGTCCGCCGGCACGGCCGTGGAGTTCGGCGGCCACACCGTGATCATCGAAGACGTCGCCACCGCCGACCCCGCCGGCATCGACATCGCCCTGTTCTCCGCCGGCGCCACCGGCTCCCGCGCGCACGCCCCCCGGTTCGCCGCGGCCGGCGCCGTGGTCATCGACAACTCCAGCGCCTGGCGCATGGACCCCGACGTGCCGCTCGTAGTGAGCGAGGTCAACCCGCACGCCATCGCCGAGGCGACCAAGGGCATCATCGCCAACCCGAACTGCACGACCATGGCCGCGATGCCGGCGCTCAAGCCCCTCCACGCCGAGGCGGGCCTGGAGCGGCTCATCATCAGCACCTACCAGGCGGTGTCGGGCTCGGGCATCGCCGGCGCCGAAGAACTGCTCGGCCAGGTCGAGGGCGTCCTCGCGCAGGGCGACACGCTGCGCCTCGTGCACGACGGCTCGGCCGTCGACTTCCCGCAGCCGGAGAAGTACATCGCCCCCATCGCGTTCGACGTGATCCCGCTTGCCGGCTCCATCGTCGACGACGGCCTCAACGAGACCGACGAAGAGAAAAAGCTGCGCAACGAGAGCCGCAAGATCCTCGAGCTGCCGGACCTCCGCGTCGCCGGCACGTGCGTGCGCGTGCCCGTGTTCACCGGCCACTCGCTGTCGATCCACGCCGAGTTCGCCCGCGACATCACGCCGGAGCGGGCCCGCGAGATCCTGGCATCCGCCCCCGGTGTCGTGCTCGAAGAAGTCCCCACGCCGCTGCAGGCGGCGGGCAAGGATCCGGCCTTCGTCGGCCGCATCCGCGCGGACCAGTCCGCCCCCGAGGGCAAGGGTCTGGTGCTGTTCATCAGCAACGACAACCTGCGTAAGGGCGCCGCCCTCAACGCCGTGCAGATCGCCGAGATCGTCGCCGCGCGCCTCGGCGTCACCGCCTGA
- a CDS encoding aspartate kinase produces MALIVQKYGGSSVADAESIKRVAKRIVDARRAGHEVVVAVSAMGDTTDELLDLAHEVAPMPAPRELDMLLSSGERISMALLAMAIHSMGFEARSFTGSQAGMITDATHGAARIVDVTPVRLREALDEGAIVIVAGFQGFNRDTRDITTLGRGGSDTTAVALAAALNADVCEIYSDVDGVFTADPRVVPKAQKLSVVSSEEMLEMAANGAKVLYIRAVEYARRHGVMIHARSTFSSGVGTYVLAPGMSMPDREEGAEMEEPIVAGVATDLGQAKVTVTGVPDVPGKAAEIFKVVARSGANVDMIVQNVSAATTGRTDISFTLPKSDAATALRALAADQGDIGFENLVHDDQIGKLSVVGAGMRTHSGVSATLFEALSTAGINIEMISTSEIRISVVVRGDDLAAAARVVHTAYGLDGDGEAVVHAGTGR; encoded by the coding sequence ATGGCGTTGATCGTGCAGAAGTACGGCGGCTCATCGGTCGCCGACGCGGAGAGCATCAAGCGCGTCGCCAAGCGCATCGTCGACGCGCGCCGCGCCGGCCACGAAGTGGTCGTCGCCGTCAGCGCGATGGGCGACACCACCGACGAACTGCTCGACCTCGCCCACGAGGTCGCCCCCATGCCGGCACCCCGCGAGCTGGACATGCTGCTCTCCAGCGGTGAGCGCATCTCGATGGCGCTGCTGGCGATGGCGATCCATTCGATGGGGTTCGAGGCGCGCTCGTTCACCGGCAGCCAGGCGGGCATGATCACGGATGCCACGCACGGCGCGGCCCGCATCGTCGATGTGACCCCGGTGCGGCTGCGGGAAGCGCTCGACGAGGGCGCGATCGTCATCGTCGCCGGGTTCCAGGGGTTCAACCGCGACACCCGCGACATCACCACGCTCGGCCGCGGCGGCTCCGACACCACCGCCGTCGCCCTCGCCGCTGCGCTCAACGCCGACGTGTGCGAGATCTACAGCGACGTCGACGGCGTCTTCACCGCCGATCCGCGCGTGGTGCCCAAGGCCCAGAAGCTCAGCGTCGTCAGCAGCGAAGAGATGCTCGAGATGGCCGCCAACGGCGCCAAGGTGCTGTATATCCGTGCGGTGGAATACGCCCGCCGCCACGGCGTCATGATCCACGCAAGGTCGACGTTCTCGTCGGGCGTCGGCACCTATGTGCTTGCGCCCGGGATGAGCATGCCGGACCGCGAAGAGGGAGCAGAGATGGAAGAGCCGATCGTCGCGGGAGTCGCAACCGACCTCGGGCAGGCCAAGGTCACCGTCACCGGCGTTCCCGACGTGCCTGGCAAGGCCGCCGAGATCTTCAAGGTCGTCGCCCGGTCAGGCGCCAACGTCGACATGATCGTGCAGAACGTGTCGGCGGCCACCACCGGTCGCACTGATATCTCCTTCACGCTACCCAAGAGCGACGCCGCCACCGCGCTGCGTGCCCTTGCCGCCGACCAGGGCGACATCGGGTTCGAGAACCTCGTGCACGACGACCAGATCGGCAAGCTCTCCGTCGTCGGCGCCGGCATGCGGACGCACTCCGGGGTCTCGGCGACGCTGTTCGAGGCGCTGAGCACGGCAGGCATCAACATCGAGATGATCTCCACCTCGGAGATCCGCATCTCGGTCGTCGTCCGCGGCGACGACCTGGCCGCCGCGGCACGCGTCGTGCACACCGCATACGGCCTCGACGGCGACGGCGAAGCCGTCGTGCATGCCGGCACCGGTCGCTGA
- the recR gene encoding recombination mediator RecR, which produces MYDGIVQDLIDEFGRLPGIGPKSAQRITFHILQTPNFDVARLASLLSDIRERVRFCEVCGNVSEQNRCGICRDPRRDPTLICVVEDAKDVSAIERTREFRGLYHVLGGSISPIAGIGPDDLRITQLMQRLADGTVQEVILATNPNLEGEATATYLSRLLHTLEISVTRLASGLPVGGDLEYADEVTLGRAFEGRRSM; this is translated from the coding sequence ATGTACGACGGCATCGTCCAGGATCTGATCGACGAGTTCGGGCGCCTGCCCGGCATCGGTCCGAAGTCTGCCCAGCGCATCACCTTCCACATCCTGCAGACCCCCAACTTCGACGTCGCACGGCTGGCGTCGCTGCTGAGCGATATCCGCGAGCGGGTGCGCTTCTGCGAGGTCTGCGGCAACGTCTCCGAGCAGAACCGGTGCGGCATCTGCCGCGACCCGCGGCGCGATCCCACCCTCATCTGCGTCGTCGAGGATGCCAAGGATGTGTCGGCCATCGAGCGCACCCGCGAGTTCCGCGGGCTCTACCACGTGCTCGGCGGCTCGATCAGCCCCATCGCCGGCATCGGACCCGACGACCTGCGCATCACGCAGCTCATGCAACGCCTGGCAGACGGCACCGTGCAGGAGGTGATCCTGGCCACGAACCCCAACCTCGAGGGCGAGGCCACCGCGACCTACCTCAGCCGCCTGCTGCACACGCTGGAGATCAGCGTGACCCGTCTCGCATCGGGCTTGCCCGTCGGCGGAGACCTCGAGTACGCCGATGAGGTGACACTGGGGCGCGCGTTCGAGGGTCGCCGCTCGATGTGA
- a CDS encoding DNA polymerase III subunit gamma and tau, with translation MTTALYRRYRPEAFGEMIGQSQVTDPLMTALRGDRIGHAYLFSGPRGCGKTTSARILARCLNCAQGPTDTPCGTCPSCVELGRGGGGSLDVVEIDAASHNGVDDARDLRERAIFAPARDRFKIFILDEAHMVTPQGFNALLKLVEEPPDHIKFIFATTEPEKVIGTIRSRTHHYPFRLVPPGPMLDYVQELCTQEGVEVETGVLPLVVRAGGGSPRDTLSLLDQLIAGSDAAENGAVRVRYERAVALLGYTHAELLDEVVEAFGSGDAAGAFAAVDRVIQTGQDPRRFVDDLLERLRDLIVVAATGDGAAGVLRGVPEDALERMGRQAGVFGTERLSRTADLVVAALDDMTGATSPRLQLELLVARVLAQTPPAGRAPAGAGVAAPTAAAPVAAPGVPAPTAAPAAAPAPRQERPVAPAAAPAPAAAPASAAAPAAAAAPAAPPAAAPPATSAAASAAPLTDTAPADPSDAPPYDEEEHGPDPTVPDPGPDAAAADAPVVPAGPITYAHVRDAWPEILKRLENVSRTSWLVATVARVAAFDDDVLTLAFQSQADVTAFKKLQAGQGPSEDLRGVIQQVLGIRVKYIARHDTDPTPPPAGAVPPGPPSAGPEGSGPAPSGPRDGGGSGGSRVPSAGPAAPAPASASAPVTQWAVAAIPADDPTVPVAPAQFAVDDEPEDAAARARVATLAPVREGDVLPADVVAPPEPEDADEPDVPDVPVDVPVPPVVVTSRPIATRGGVERYGEPVVRQMLGATFVREEPYTPPTRFN, from the coding sequence GTGACCACCGCCCTCTATCGCCGCTACCGTCCCGAGGCGTTCGGCGAGATGATCGGGCAGTCCCAGGTCACCGACCCGCTCATGACCGCACTGCGCGGTGACCGTATCGGGCACGCGTATCTGTTCTCCGGCCCGCGCGGCTGCGGCAAGACCACGTCTGCGCGCATCCTCGCCCGCTGCCTCAACTGCGCCCAGGGACCGACCGACACCCCGTGCGGCACCTGCCCGAGCTGCGTCGAACTCGGCCGCGGCGGTGGCGGTTCGCTCGATGTGGTCGAGATCGATGCGGCATCCCACAACGGCGTCGACGACGCGCGCGACCTGCGCGAGCGCGCGATCTTCGCGCCCGCCCGCGACCGGTTCAAGATCTTCATCCTCGACGAGGCGCACATGGTGACGCCGCAGGGCTTCAACGCGCTGCTCAAGCTCGTCGAAGAGCCGCCGGACCACATCAAGTTCATCTTCGCGACCACCGAGCCCGAAAAGGTCATCGGCACGATCCGCTCGCGCACCCACCACTATCCGTTCCGGCTCGTCCCGCCCGGGCCGATGCTCGACTACGTGCAGGAGCTGTGCACGCAGGAGGGCGTGGAAGTCGAAACCGGCGTGCTGCCGCTGGTCGTCCGGGCCGGTGGCGGGTCGCCGCGTGACACCCTGTCGCTGCTGGACCAGCTGATCGCCGGGTCGGATGCCGCAGAGAACGGCGCCGTGCGCGTGCGTTACGAGCGCGCCGTGGCGCTGCTGGGCTACACCCACGCCGAACTGCTGGACGAAGTGGTGGAGGCCTTCGGTTCCGGTGACGCCGCCGGTGCCTTCGCCGCCGTCGACCGCGTCATCCAGACCGGCCAGGACCCGCGTCGTTTCGTCGACGACCTGCTCGAGCGCCTGCGCGACCTGATCGTGGTGGCCGCCACCGGTGACGGCGCCGCCGGAGTGCTGCGCGGCGTCCCGGAAGACGCACTCGAGCGCATGGGCCGGCAGGCCGGTGTCTTCGGCACCGAGCGCCTGTCTCGCACGGCCGACCTGGTGGTCGCGGCCCTCGACGACATGACCGGGGCGACGTCGCCGCGGCTGCAGTTGGAACTGCTGGTCGCGCGCGTGCTGGCGCAGACCCCACCCGCCGGGCGTGCGCCTGCGGGTGCGGGTGTCGCGGCTCCCACCGCGGCTGCGCCGGTCGCTGCGCCTGGCGTGCCGGCACCGACTGCGGCGCCCGCGGCCGCGCCTGCGCCTCGGCAGGAGCGCCCGGTCGCGCCTGCTGCAGCGCCTGCCCCTGCCGCCGCTCCGGCTTCCGCCGCTGCTCCTGCCGCCGCCGCTGCGCCCGCCGCGCCGCCGGCCGCCGCACCGCCGGCGACGTCCGCAGCGGCATCCGCTGCTCCCCTCACCGACACGGCACCCGCCGATCCCTCCGACGCGCCGCCGTACGACGAAGAGGAGCACGGTCCCGACCCGACCGTGCCCGACCCCGGACCCGACGCGGCGGCCGCCGATGCCCCCGTCGTCCCTGCCGGGCCCATCACCTACGCACACGTCCGCGACGCGTGGCCCGAGATCCTCAAGCGCCTCGAGAACGTCAGCCGCACGTCGTGGCTGGTGGCCACTGTCGCCCGCGTCGCCGCGTTCGACGACGACGTGCTGACGCTGGCGTTCCAGAGCCAGGCCGACGTCACGGCGTTCAAGAAGCTGCAGGCGGGCCAGGGGCCCAGCGAAGACCTGCGCGGCGTGATCCAGCAGGTGCTCGGCATCCGCGTGAAGTACATCGCCCGCCACGACACCGACCCCACGCCGCCGCCCGCCGGCGCCGTTCCGCCGGGTCCGCCGTCGGCCGGCCCCGAAGGATCCGGACCCGCCCCGAGCGGTCCCCGCGACGGTGGGGGCTCCGGCGGCTCGCGGGTCCCGTCCGCCGGTCCGGCCGCGCCCGCACCGGCATCCGCGTCGGCGCCCGTCACGCAGTGGGCGGTCGCGGCTATTCCCGCCGACGACCCCACCGTGCCGGTGGCTCCCGCCCAGTTCGCCGTCGACGACGAGCCCGAAGATGCCGCCGCCCGAGCACGCGTGGCCACACTCGCGCCGGTGCGCGAGGGTGACGTGCTGCCGGCGGATGTCGTCGCGCCCCCGGAGCCCGAAGACGCCGACGAGCCGGACGTCCCCGATGTCCCCGTCGACGTGCCCGTGCCGCCGGTGGTCGTCACGAGCCGTCCGATCGCGACGCGCGGGGGAGTGGAGCGCTACGGCGAGCCGGTCGTGCGCCAGATGCTCGGCGCCACTTTCGTGCGCGAAGAGCCGTACACCCCGCCGACGAGGTTCAACTAA